A region from the Sorex araneus isolate mSorAra2 chromosome 6, mSorAra2.pri, whole genome shotgun sequence genome encodes:
- the LOC101551571 gene encoding protocadherin beta-15-like, which produces MGAAGECFAKQRQVLILSLFLGMALAGWESRRYSVMEEMESGSFVANLAEDLGLGVEELASRGAQVVSEDNKPHLQLDLQTGELILNEKLDREEMCGLSDPCILHFQVLLKRPLGVFRAELLVKDINDHSPEFSERETTLKIPESSPPGTIFSLNKAQDLDVGNNNIQNYNISPNSHFHVSTRNRGDGRKYPELVLDKELDREKQEELRLTLTALDGGSPPRSGTVQIRILVLDINDNTPEFEQTVYQVQIPENSPVGSLVVKVSARDLDTGTNGEILYSLSYSSQEIRTTFELDRISGEVRLQKKLDFETVPSYELDIDASDGGGLSGKCSVSVEVLDVNDNAPELTISSLSSPIPENAPEIEVALFRIRDRDSGDNGRMTCSIQEDVPFTLKPSVENFYKLVTEDALDRENQAEYNITITVTDMGTPRLQTQHTITVLVSDVNDNAPAFSQPSYTLLVGENNSPALHIGSVSATDPDEGSNAQVTYSLLPPQDPQLPLASLVSINADNGQLFALRSLDFEAVRAFEFGVGAWDRGSPALGSQARVRVLVLDRNDNAPFVLYPLQNASAPCSELVPRAAEAGYLVTKVVAVDGDSGQNAWLSFQLLKATEPGLFSVWAHNGEVRTARPLSERDAPKHRLLVLVKDNGEPPLSASVTLHVLLVDGFSQPFLPLPDAPADAPADDRLTVYLVVALACVSSLFLFSVLAFVAVRLCRRPGPPAGGPYPLPDAHFPGHLLDVSGAGTLSHSYQYEVCLAGGAGTNEFKFLKPILPDFQDHITGTNSEETPPFRNSFGFN; this is translated from the coding sequence ATGGGAGCTGCGGGGGAGTGCTTTGCTAAACAAAGGCAAGTActgattctttctctcttcctgggAATGGCTCTGGCAGGCTGGGAATCCCGTCGCTATTCCGTGATGGAGGAAATGGAGAGTGGGTCTTTTGTGGCCAATCTAGCAGAGGACCTAGGGTTAGGAGTGGAAGAGCTAGCTTCAAGGGGAGCCCAGGTGGTCTCTGAAGATAATAAACCCCACTTGCAGCTTGATCTGCAGACTGGAGAGTTGATATTAAATGAGAAACTGGACCGAGAGGAAATGTGCGGCCTCAGTGACCCGTGCATACTGCATTTCCAAGTGTTACTGAAAAGACCATTAGGAGTATTTCGAGCTGAGCTACTGGTGAAAGACATAAATGATCATTCTCCTGAGTTTTCTGAACGAGAAACGACACTGAAAATCCCAGAGAGTAGCCCTCCAGGGACCATCTTTTCTTTGAATAAAGCCCAAGACTTGGATGTGGGCAACAATAACATCCAAAACTACAACATCAGTCCCAACTCTCATTTCCATGTTTCTACCCGCAACCGAGGGGATGGCAGGAAATATCCTGAGCTGGTGCTGGACAAAGAGCTAGAtcgggagaagcaggaggagctCAGATTAACCCTCACAGCTCTGGATGGAGGCTCTCCACCCAGATCTGGCACTGTCCAGATTCGAATCTTGGTATTGGATATCAATGACAACACCCCGGAATTTGAACAGACAGTTTACCAGGTGCAGATTCCAGAGAACAGCCCTGTGGGCTCTCTAGTTGTCAAGGTCTCCGCTAGGGATTTAGacactgggacaaatggagagatATTATATTCCCTTTCTTATAGTTCTCAGGAGATAAGAACAACTTTTGAGTTAgacagaatttcaggagaagtTCGCTTACAGAAAAAACTTGATTTTGAGACAGTACCCTCATATGAACTAGATATTGATGCGTCTGATGGTGGGGGACTTTCTGGAAAATGCTCTGTCTCTGTTGAGGTGTTGGATGTTAATGATAATGCCCCAGAACTAACTATTTCATCACTTAGCAGTCCCATTCCTGAAAATGCTCCTGAGATAGAAGTTGCTCTATTTAGGATTCGAGACCGAGACTCTGGAGACAACGGAAGGATGACTTGTTCCATCCAGGAAGATGTTCCATTCACATTAAAACCTTCCGTTGAAAATTTCTACAAATTGGTCACTGAAGACGCACTAGACAGAGAGAACCAGGCGGAATACAATATCACCATCACAGTGACAGACATGGGTACCCCCAGGCTGCAAACACAGCACACCATCACAGTGCTGGTGTCAGACGTGAACGACAACGCACCCGCCTTCAGCCAGCCCTCCTACACCCTGCTGGTGGGCGAGAACAACAGCCCCGCCCTGCACATAGGCAGCGTGAGCGCCACTGACCCCGACGAGGGCAGCAACGCCCAGGTCACCTACTCGCTGCTGCCGCCCCAAGACCCGCAGCTGCCGCTCGCCTCGCTGGTGTCCATCAACGCCGACAACGGGCAGCTGTTCGCGCTGCGCTCGCTGGACTTCGAGGCCGTGCGCGCCTTCGAGTTTGGCGTGGGCGCGTGGGACCGCGGCTCGCCCGCGCTCGGCAGCCAGGCGCGCGTGCGCGTGCTGGTGCTGGACCGCAACGACAACGCGCCCTTCGTGCTGTACCCGCTGCAGAACGCGTCGGCGCCCTGCAGCGAGCTGGTGCCCAGGGCGGCAGAGGCAGGCTACCTGGTGACCAAGGTGGTGGCGGTGGACGGCGACTCGGgccagaacgcctggctgtctttccagCTGCTCAAGGCCACGGAGCCCGGGCTCTTCAGCGTGTGGGCGCACAATGGCGAGGTGCGCACCGCGCGGCCGCTCAGCGAGCGCGACGCGCCCAAGCACAGGCTGCTGGTGCTGGTCAAGGACAATGGCGAGCCGCCGCTGTCTGCCAGCGTCACGCTGCACGTGCTGCTGGTGGACGGCTTCTCGCAGCCCTTCCTGCCGCTGCCCGACGCGCCTGCCGACGCGCCTGCGGACGACCGCCTCACCGTCTACCTGGTGGTGGCCTTGGCCTGCGTGTCGTCGCTCTTCCTCTTCTCCGTGCTGGCCTTCGTGGCTGTGCGCCTGTGCAGGCGGCCTGGCCCTCCCGCGGGGGGCCCCTACCCGCTGCCCGACGCGCACTTCCCGGGACACCTGCTGGACGTCAGTGGCGCTGGGACCCTGTCGCACAGCTACCAGTATGAGGTGTGTCTGGCGGGGGGCGCTGGCACCAATGAGTTCAAGTTCCTCAAGCCTATCTTGCCAGATTTCCAGGATCACATTACTGGGACCAATAGTGAGGAAACCCCCCCTTTCCGCAATAGCTTTGGATTTAATTAG
- the LOC129405700 gene encoding protocadherin beta-3-like → MEAEEDRVLRLRQVLLLFVLLAQTYGKQEGYSIAEETESGSFVANLSKDIGLGVKELSLRRAHVIFKNNKNHFQLNLQTGDLRVNEKLDREELCGPNEPCILQFQVLLEEPLEIYRFNLLISDINDNSPVFPETEMHLKVMENTLPGTVFPLKNAQDLDVGINGIQNYSIYPNSHFHVLTQNGTEGRKYPELVLDKALDREQQPELKLTLMAIDGGVPSKTGTALVLIEVLDINDNAPEFSQPVYHVQMSENSPLGSLIVIVSARDIDMGINGKVFYSFFSGDEEVIKTFAINELTGEIKLVKNLDFEKISSYEVNIKASDGAGLSGKCTVIIKVEDVNDNAPELTVVSLVSSIPENSPQTTIALFSIQDKDSGNNGRMICSIQEDIPFTLKHSIENFYKLVTEDALDRESKAEYNITITVTDMGTPRLQTQHTITVLVSDVNDNAPAFSQPSYTLLVGENNSPALHIGSVSATDPDEGSNAQVTYSLLPPQDPQLPLASLVSINADNGQLFALRSLDFEAVRAFEFGVGAWDRGSPALGSQARVRVLVLDRNDNAPFVLYPLQNASAPCSELVPRAAEAGYLVTKVVAVDGDSGQNAWLSFQLLKATEPGLFSVWAHNGEVRTARPLSERDAPKHRLLVLVKDNGEPPLSASVTLHVLLVDGFSQPFLPLPDAPADAPADDRLTVYLVVALACVSSLFLFSVLAFVAVRLCRRPGPPAGVPYPLPDAHFPGHLLDVSGAGTLSHSYQYEVCLAGGAGTNEFKFLKPILPDFQDHITGTNSEETPTFRNSFGFSDHN, encoded by the coding sequence ATGGAAGCTGAAGAGGACCGCGTTCTTAGACTAAGGCAAGTTCTGCTTCTCTTTGTTTTGCTGGCTCAGACTTACGGGAAGCAGGAAGGTTATAGTATAGCAGAAGAAACAGAGAGTGGTTCTTTTGTTGCCAATCTGTCAAAAGACATAGGGCTAGGAGTAAAAGAGCTGTCTCTGAGAAGGGctcatgtgatttttaaaaataacaaaaatcatttTCAGTTAAACCTTCAGACTGGAGATTTACGAGTAAATGAGAAATTGGATCGGGAAGAGCTGTGTGGTCCCAATGAGCCCTGTATATTGCAATTCCAGGTATTACTGGAAGAACCTCTGGAGATATATCGCTTTAACCTTTTGATCAGTGACATAAATGACAATTCCCCTGTGTTTCCAGAAACAGAAATGCATTTGAAAGTCATGGAAAACACTCTTCCAGGAACAGTGTTTCCCCTGAAAAATGCACAAGATTTGGATGTAGGTATCAATGGAATTCAAAACTACAGCATCTACCCCAACTCCCATTTCCATGTTCTTACCCAGAATGGTACTGAGGGCAGAAAATACCCGGAGCTGGTTCTGGACAAAGCCCTAGACAGAGAGCAGCAACCGGAACTTAAGTTAACACTCATGGCAATAGATGGTGGTGTACCTTCAAAAACTGGGACTGCCTTGGTCCTCATTGAGGTCTTAGACATCAATGACAATGCCCCTGAGTTTTCACAGCCAGTCTATCATGTACAGATGTCAGAAAACAGTCCACTTGGATCCCTTATCGTCATTGTTTCAGCAAGAGATATAGACATGGGGATAAATGGCAAAgtattctattcatttttttctggtgatGAAGAAGTTATAAAGACTTTTGCAATTAATGAACTCACAGGAGAAATTAAACTAGTTAAAAATCtagattttgaaaaaatttcaTCATATGAGGTGAATATTAAGGCCTCTGATGGGGCAGGACTTTCTGGAAAATGTACTGTCATTATAAAGGTAGAGGATGTAAATGACAACGCCCCAGAACTGACAGTGGTTTCACTTGTAAGTTCTATTCCAGAAAATTCTCCACAGACCACAATAGCTCTTTTCAGTATTCAAGACAAAGACTCAGGAAACAACGGAAGGATGATTTGTTCCATCCAGGAAGATATTCCATTCACACTGAAACATTCCATTGAGAATTTCTACAAGTTGGTCACTGAAGACGCGCTAGACAGAGAGAGCAAAGCAGAATACAACATCACCATCACAGTGACAGACATGGGCACCCCCAGGCTGCAAACACAGCACACCATCACAGTGCTGGTGTCAGACGTGAACGACAACGCCCCCGCCTTCAGCCAGCCCTCCTACACCCTGCTGGTGGGCGAGAACAACAGCCCCGCCCTGCACATTGGCAGCGTGAGCGCCACCGACCCAGATGAGGGCAGCAACGCCCAGGTCACCTACTCGCTGCTGCCGCCCCAAGACCCACAGCTACCGCTCGCCTCGCTGGTGTCCATCAACGCCGACAACGGGCAGCTGTTCGCGCTGCGCTCGCTGGACTTCGAGGCCGTGCGCGCCTTCGAGTTTGGCGTGGGCGCGTGGGACCGCGGCTCGCCCGCGCTCGGCAGCCAGGCGCGCGTGCGCGTGCTGGTGCTGGACCGCAATGACAACGCGCCCTTCGTGCTGTACCCGCTGCAGAACGCGTCGGCGCCCTGCAGCGAGCTGGTGCCCAGGGCGGCAGAGGCGGGCTACCTGGTGACCAAGGTGGTGGCGGTGGACGGCGACTCGGgccagaacgcctggctgtcgTTCCAGCTGCTCAAGGCCACGGAGCCCGGGCTCTTCAGCGTGTGGGCGCACAATGGCGAGGTGCGCACCGCGCGGCCGCTCAGCGAGCGCGACGCGCCCAAGCACAGGCTGCTGGTGCTGGTCAAGGACAATGGCGAGCCGCCGCTGTCGGCCAGCGTCACGCTGCACGTGCTGCTGGTGGACGGCTTCTCGCAGCCCTTCCTGCCGCTGCCCGACGCGCCTGCCGACGCGCCTGCGGACGACCGCCTCACCGTCTACCTGGTGGTGGCCTTGGCCTGCGTGTcgtccctcttcctcttctccgtgCTGGCCTTCGTGGCTGTGCGCCTGTGCAGGCGGCCTGGCCCTCCCGCGggggtgccctacccgctgcctgACGCGCACTTCCCGGGACACCTGCTGGACGTCAGTGGCGCTGGGACCCTGTCGCACAGCTACCAGTATGAGGTGTGTCTGGCGGGGGGCGCTGGCACCAATGAGTTCAAGTTCCTCAAGCCTATCTTGCCAGATTTCCAGGATCACATTACTGGGACCAATAGTGAGGAAACCCCCACTTTCCGAAATAGTTTTGGGTTCAGTGATCATAATTAA
- the LOC129405699 gene encoding protocadherin beta-2-like: MEAGGKKECVRKQRQVLILFLCLGVAHAGSQPRLYLVSEEMESGSFVTNLLEDLGLEVDAITTRAPRVISKGKKMHLQLDAQTGDLLLNEKLDREELCGRIEPCVLPFQVLLENPLQFFQAELQIRDINDHSPVFLDQEITLKISESIVPGTTFLIEHAQDLDVGSNSLKSYTVSPNSYFHLKLQESPDGIILPQLVLDKTLDREHQPEIRLILTAIDGGSPPRSGTALVRVEVLDINDNTPEFAKLLYEVQIPENSPIGSQVATVSARDLDMGVYGEISYVFFQASEDIRKTFRINGKSGELLLIQELDFEFIQSYTVNIQAIDGGGLSGSCVVFVQVMDLNDNPPELTISTLNTEIPENLQETVIAVFSVSDPDSGDNGRTVCSIQEDLPFFLKPSVENFYTLMTNTALDRESQAEYNITITVTDMGTPRLQTQHTITVRVSDVNDNAPTFSQPSYTLLVGENNSPALHIGSVSATDPDEGSNAQVTYSLLPPQDPQLPLASLVSINADNGQLFALRSLDFEAVRAFEFGVGAWDRGSPALGSQARVRVLVLDRNDNAPFVLYPLQNASAPCSELVPRAAEAGYLVTKVVAVDGDSGQNAWLSFQLLKATEPGLFSVWAHNGEVRTARPLSERDAPKHRLLVLVKDNGEPPLSASVTLHVLLVDGFSQPFLPLPDAPADAPADDRLTVYLVVALACVSSLFLFSVLAFVAVRLCRRPGPPAGGPYPLPDAHFPGHLLDVSGSGTLSHSYQYEVCLAGGAGTNEFKFLKPIFPNILCQDLGKESEGNPTLEDSLGI; the protein is encoded by the coding sequence ATGGAGGCTGGAGGGAAAAAGGAATGCGTTCGGAAACAAAGGCAAGTCCTAATACTCTTTCTTTGTCTGGGCGTAGCTCATGCTGGTTCTCAGCCTAGGCTTTATTTAGTGTCTGAGGAGATGGAGAGTGGCTCCTTTGTGACCAATTTGTTAGAAGATCTGGGGTTGGAGGTAGATGCTATAACTACACGGGCCCCCCGCGTCatttccaaagggaaaaaaatgcatttgcagTTGGATGCACAGACCGGGGATTTGTTGTTAAATGAGAAACTGGACCGGGAGGAACTGTGTGGCCGGATTGAGCCCTGTGTACTACCTTTCCAGGTGTTGTTGGAAAATCCCTTGCAGTTTTTTCAAGCCGAGCTACAGATTAGGGATATAAATGATCATTCCCCGGTTTTCCTAGACCaagaaataactttgaaaatatcAGAAAGTATCGTGCCTGGAACTACTTTCTTAATAGAACATGCACAGGACTTAGATGTAGGAAGCAACAGTCTCAAAAGTTATACAGTCAGCCCCAATTCCTATTTTCATCTTAAATTACAAGAAAGTCCCGACGGCATAATTTTACCACAGTTGGTTCTGGACAAAACATTAGATCGAGAGCATCAGCCTGAAATCAGATTAATCCTCACTGCGATCGATGGCGGTTCGCCCCCCAGGTCTGGCACTGCTCTAGTCCGTGTTGAAGTTTTGGACATCAATGATAATACCCCTGAGTTTGCAAAGCTGCTTTATGAGGTGCAGATCCCAGAAAACAGCCCCATTGGATCCCAGGTTGCCACTGTCTCTGCTAGGGATTTGGACATGGGAGTGTATGGAGAAATATCTTATGTATTTTTTCAAGCCTCTGAAGACATTCGCAAAACGTTTAGAATAAATGGAAAATCAGGAGAGCTCCTTTTAATACAGGAACTGGATTTTGAATTCATTCAGAGTTACACAGTAAATATTCAGGCCATAGATGGTGGGGGACTTTCTGGAAGTTGTGTAGTGTTTGTCCAAGTGATGGACCTGAATGACAACCCACCAGAACTGACCATATCAACACTTAACACGGAGATACCAGAAAACTTGCAGGAGACCGTAATTGCTGTGTTCAGTGTTTCAGATCCTGACTCTGGAGACAATGGAAGGACTGTATGCTCCATCCAAGAggatcttcctttctttcttaaacCATCCGTTGAAAATTTTTACACTCTAATGACAAACACAGCTTTGGACCGAGAAAGTCAGGCGGAGTACAACATCACCATCACGGTGACAGACATGGGCACCCCCAGGCTGCAAACACAGCACACCATCACAGTGCGGGTCTCCGACGTGAATGACAACGCCCCCACCTTCAGCCAGCCCTCCTACACCCTGCTAGTGGGCGAGAACAACAGCCCCGCCCTGCACATAGGCAGCGTGAGCGCCACCGACCCAGATGAGGGCAGCAACGCCCAGGTGACCTACTCGCTGCTGCCGCCCCAAGACCCGCAGCTGCCGCTCGCCTCGCTGGTGTCCATCAACGCCGACAACGGGCAGCTGTTCGCGCTGCGCTCGCTGGACTTCGAGGCCGTGCGCGCCTTCGAGTTCGGCGTGGGCGCGTGGGACCGCGGCTCGCCCGCGCTCGGTAGCCAGGCGCGCGTGCGCGTGCTGGTGCTGGACCGCAACGACAACGCACCCTTCGTGCTGTACCCGCTGCAGAACGCGTCGGCGCCCTGCAGCGAGCTGGTGCCCAGGGCGGCAGAGGCGGGCTACCTGGTGACCAAGGTGGTGGCGGTGGACGGCGACTCGGgccagaacgcctggctgtcgTTCCAGCTGCTCAAGGCCACGGAGCCCGGGCTCTTCAGCGTGTGGGCGCACAATGGCGAGGTGCGCACCGCGCGGCCGCTCAGCGAGCGCGACGCGCCCAAGCACAGGCTGCTGGTGCTGGTCAAGGACAATGGCGAGCCGCCGCTGTCGGCCAGCGTCACGCTGCACGTGCTGCTGGTGGACGGCTTCTCGCAGCCCTTCCTGCCGCTGCCCGACGCGCCTGCCGACGCGCCTGCGGACGACCGCCTCACCGTCTACCTGGTGGTGGCCTTGGCCTGCGTGTCGTCGCTCTTCCTCTTCTCCGTGCTGGCCTTCGTGGCTGTGCGCCTGTGCAGACGACCTGGCCCTCCCGCGGGGGGCCCCTACCCGCTGCCCGACGCGCACTTCCCGGGACATCTGCTGGACGTCAGTGGCTCTGGGACCCTGTCGCACAGCTACCAGTATGAGGTGTGTCTGGCGGGGGGCGCTGGCACCAATGAGTTCAAGTTCCTCAAGCCTATTTTCCCCAATATTCTATGTCAGGACCTTGGGAAGGAGTCAGAGGGAAATCCAACTTTAGAGGATAGTTTAGGTATTTGA
- the LOC101552193 gene encoding protocadherin beta-18-like codes for MFGKGAMEPGELRSPQIRQVLIFFVFLGGTLVCSEIQRYSVEEETEVGFIIGNVLKDIGLTVEDLAARGTRVIFDNYKTYLRLDMQTGNLLLNEQLDREALCDLTDPCILAFQVLFENPLQFFRAELWVKDINDHTPTFLEKHILLKISESTSPGTAFQMDSAQDLDAGKNGVQNYTLSSNSHFHLKLQDSDEGQKYPELLLVHSLDREKEPELRLTLTAFDGGSPPRSGTALVRILVLDVNDNAPKFEKTVYEVQVLENSPLDSLILKVSATDLDTGTNGEITYSFSHVSRDIRKTFEIHPVSGEVHLKASLDFELIQSYTINIQAIDGGSLSGKSAILVRVVDVNDNSPEILMTSLSSPIPENSTPEMVVAVFSIRDQDTGDNGKMICSIQDDLPFFLKPTFKNFYTVVTAHPLDRESQAEYNITITVTDMGTPRLQTQHTITVLVSDVNDNAPAFSQPSYTLLVGENNSPALHIGSVSATDPDEGSNAQVTYSLLPPQDPQLPLASLVSINADNGQLFALRSLDFEAVRAFEFGVGAWDRGSPALGSQARVRVLVLDRNDNAPFVLYPLQNASAPCSELVPRAAEAGYLVTKVVAVDGDSGQNAWLSFQLLKATEPGLFSVWAHNGEVRTARPLSERDAPKHRLLVLVKDNGEPPLSASVTLHVLLVDGFSQPFLPLPDAPADAPADNRLTVYLVVALACVSSLFLFSVLAFVAVRLCRRPGPPAGGPYPLPDAHFPGHLLDVSGAGTLSHSYQYEVCLAGGAGTNEFKFLKPILPDFQDHITGTNSEETPPFRNSFGFN; via the coding sequence ATGTTTGGCAAAGGAGCCATGGAGCCTGGAGAACTGCGCTCTCCACAGATAAGGCAAGTgctgattttctttgttttcctgggAGGGACATTGGTATGTTCGGAGATCCAGCGCTATTCTGTGGAGGAGGAAACGGAGGTGGGCTTCATTATTGGCAATGTGTTAAAAGACATAGGTTTGACTGTGGAAGATCTGGCTGCGAGAGGGACCAGGGTCATCTTTGACAACTATAAAACATACCTGCGGTTGGATATGCAAACTGGCAATTTGCTCTTGAATGAGCAACTGGACCGTGAGGCACTTTGTGATCTCACTGATCCATGTATATTGGCTTTCCAGGTGCTATTTGAAAATCCTTTGCAATTTTTTCGTGCTGAGCTTTGGGTCAAAGATATAAATGATCACACTCCTACATTCCTAGAAAAGCACATCCTTCTGAAAATCTCAGAAAGTACTTCTCCAGGGACCGCATTTCAAATGGATAGTGCTCAAGACTTGGATGCAGGAAAGAATGGTGTCCAAAATTACACATTAAGCTCAAATTCTCATTTCCATCTAAAATTGCAAGACAGTGATGAAGGACAAAAATACCCAGAGCTTTTACTGGTACATTCTCTAGACAGAGAAAAGGAACCAGAGCTAAGATTAACACTAACAGCTTTTGATGGGGGATCACCTCCCAGGTCTGGAACTGCATTGGTTCGCATTTTGGTCCTAGATGTCAATGACAATGCCCCCAAGTTTGAAAAGACAGTCTATGAGGTTCAGGTACTAGAAAACAGCCCTTTAGACTCCTTAATCCTTAAGGTGTCTGCGACAGATTTAGATACAGGCACAAATGGAGAAATAACTTATTCTTTTTCCCATGTCTCCAGAGACATTAGGAAAACTTTTGAAATCCACCCAGTTTCTGGGGAAGTTCACTTAAAAGCATCTCTGGATTTTGAGTTAATACAGTCTTACACAATAAATATACAGGCCATTGACGGTGGCAGCCTTTCAGGAAAATCAGCAATTTTAGTTCGAGTTGTAGATGTCAATGACAACTCACCAGAAATACTCATGACATCACTGAGCAGTCCCATTCCAGAAAATTCCACTCCTGAAATGGTGGTCGCTGTTTTTAGCATCCGGGACCAAGATACTGGAGACAATGGGAAGATGATTTGTTCCATCCAGGATGATCTCCCCTTTTTCTTGAAGCCTACCTTCAAGAATTTCTACACCGTAGTGACAGCGCACCCGCTGGACCGAGAAAGCCAGGCGGAGTACAACATCACCATCACAGTGACAGACATGGGCACCCCCAGGCTGCAAACACAGCACACCATCACAGTGCTGGTGTCAGACGTGAACGACAACGCCCCAGCCTTCAGCCAGCCCTCCTACACCCTGCTGGTGGGCGAGAACAACAGCCCCGCCCTGCACATTGGCAGCGTGAGCGCCACCGACCCCGACGAGGGCAGCAACGCCCAGGTCACCTACTCGCTGCTGCCGCCCCAGGACCCGCAGCTGCCGCTCGCCTCGCTGGTGTCCATCAACGCCGACAACGGGCAGCTGTTCGCGCTGCGCTCGCTGGACTTCGAGGCCGTGCGCGCCTTCGAGTTCGGCGTGGGCGCGTGGGACCGCGGCTCGCCCGCGCTCGGCAGCCAGGCGCGCGTGCGCGTGCTGGTGCTGGACCGCAACGACAACGCGCCCTTCGTGCTGTACCCGCTGCAGAACGCGTCAGCGCCCTGCAGCGAGCTGGTGCCCAGGGCGGCAGAGGCGGGCTACCTGGTGACCAAGGTGGTGGCGGTGGACGGCGACTCGGgccagaacgcctggctgtcgTTCCAGCTGCTCAAGGCCACGGAGCCCGGGCTCTTCAGCGTGTGGGCGCACAATGGCGAGGTGCGCACCGCGCGGCCGCTCAGCGAGCGCGACGCGCCCAAGCACAGGCTGCTGGTGCTGGTCAAGGACAATGGCGAGCCGCCGCTGTCTGCCAGCGTCACGCTGCACGTGCTGCTGGTGGACGGCTTCTCGCAGCCCTTCCTGCCGCTGCCCGACGCGCCTGCCGACGCGCCTGCGGACAACCGCCTCACCGTCTACCTGGTGGTGGCCTTGGCCTGCGTGTcgtccctcttcctcttctccgtgCTGGCCTTCGTGGCTGTGCGCCTGTGCAGGCGGCCTGGCCCTCCCGCGGGGGGCCCCTACCCGCTGCCCGACGCGCACTTCCCGGGACACCTGCTGGACGTCAGTGGCGCTGGGACCCTGTCGCACAGCTACCAGTATGAGGTGTGTCTGGCTGGGGGTGCTGGCACCAATGAGTTCAAGTTCCTCAAGCCTATCTTGCCAGATTTCCAGGATCACATTACTGGGACCAATAGTGAGGAAACCCCCCCTTTCCGCAATAGCTTTGGATTTAATTAG